The following coding sequences are from one Verrucomicrobiia bacterium window:
- a CDS encoding efflux RND transporter permease subunit — protein MSLVHIALRRPLTIVVLMIGLVLAAVLAVEQMPRDIFPTLGIPTIYVAQPYGGMDPAQMEGYLSYYYEYHFLYITGIEHVESKSIQGAALLKLQFHPATDMSQAMSETLAYVNRARAFMPPGTVPPFVMRFDAGSVPVGDLVFSSTSRTVGEMQDLALNRVRPLFATLPGVSAPPPFGGSARSIVINLRPERLRAFNMSPDEVVAAVTSANLISPSGNVPIKGKYPMVPLNSVALNIKDLEGVPIRTGTFPTVFLRDVGQVIDGSDIVTSYALVNGRRTVYIPVIKRSTASTLSVVNLVKANLSKFQSVLPADVKVSYQFDQSLYVTHAIGGLVLEGAMGAVLTGLMVLLFLRDWRSALIVVINIPLSLMGSVLALWLTKQTINIMTLGGLALAVGILVDEATVSIENIHTHLMRGRSIGCAALEATTETTVPRLLAMLCILAIFSPTLFMSGAAKAMFLPLSLAVGFAMMTSYLLSSTLVPILSVWLLRSHENAAAGHTAAESRFTRFQQRYAALGQKLVHARWAVAGLYLVLAAAVIVFLGRRLGAEIFPKVEAGQIQLRLRAPTGTQLDWTEAIALQTLDLIKQEVGSQNIEISLGFLGVHGSPYPINFIYLWNGGPEEGVLQVQLKPGAPIHVEESKERLRKIFAQKMSGVSFSFEPSDIVSRVMSLGSPTPIEIAISGQNLAADRAFGEQVKAALEEIPSLRDIQFGQALDYPTVDVTVDREKAGVMGVKMADVSRALVTATSSSRFVVPNYWADPNSGVTYQVQVQVPQTRMDSVEQIKNVPVMDHGGHGLLLRNVANVTQSTAVGQYERYNMQRMVTVTANIAGADLGSVAKEVKEALRKLGQQPPGITVTVRGQVVPLAQMLDGLRTGLLMAVVVIFLLLAANFQSLKLSFLVVSTAPAVIAGVLLMLWVTGTTLNIQSFMGAIMAVGVAVANAILLVTFAERSRLGGASAPEAAIEGARSRLRPILMTSTAMIAGMMPMALGLGEGGQQTAPLGRAVVGGLAVATVATLLVLPAIFALVQARAHRRSVSLDPIDPQSSAAEPV, from the coding sequence ATGAGCCTAGTCCACATCGCGTTGCGCCGCCCGCTGACGATCGTGGTGCTCATGATTGGCCTCGTGCTGGCCGCGGTGCTGGCGGTGGAGCAAATGCCTCGGGACATCTTTCCCACGCTGGGCATTCCCACAATCTACGTCGCTCAGCCTTACGGCGGCATGGACCCGGCGCAAATGGAAGGTTATCTCAGTTATTATTACGAGTACCACTTCCTCTACATCACCGGCATCGAGCACGTCGAATCCAAGTCCATCCAGGGCGCCGCGCTTCTGAAACTGCAATTCCACCCGGCCACCGATATGTCGCAGGCGATGTCGGAGACGCTCGCCTATGTGAACCGCGCGCGGGCGTTCATGCCGCCCGGGACCGTGCCACCCTTTGTGATGCGCTTCGACGCCGGGAGTGTCCCGGTGGGAGACCTGGTTTTTTCGAGCACCAGCCGCACGGTAGGCGAGATGCAGGACCTGGCCTTGAATCGGGTAAGACCCCTGTTTGCGACCTTGCCGGGCGTTTCGGCGCCGCCACCCTTTGGCGGCAGCGCCCGGAGCATCGTCATTAACCTCAGACCTGAGCGCCTCCGCGCTTTTAATATGTCTCCTGATGAAGTCGTGGCCGCCGTCACCTCCGCCAACCTCATCAGTCCTTCTGGGAACGTCCCCATTAAAGGCAAATATCCAATGGTGCCCCTCAATTCTGTAGCGCTCAATATCAAGGACCTGGAAGGCGTGCCGATTCGGACCGGGACGTTCCCCACCGTTTTTCTGCGCGATGTCGGCCAGGTCATTGACGGCTCGGACATTGTCACCAGTTACGCGCTGGTCAATGGACGCCGGACGGTCTATATCCCGGTTATCAAGCGTTCGACGGCTTCGACCCTGTCGGTTGTCAACCTGGTCAAGGCGAACCTGTCGAAGTTCCAGAGCGTGTTGCCGGCTGACGTGAAGGTCAGCTATCAGTTTGATCAATCCCTTTACGTCACGCACGCCATTGGGGGCCTGGTGCTCGAGGGCGCCATGGGCGCGGTGCTGACAGGGCTCATGGTATTGTTGTTCCTGCGGGACTGGCGAAGCGCCTTGATCGTGGTCATCAACATTCCCCTTTCCTTGATGGGTTCCGTACTGGCGCTGTGGCTGACGAAACAGACTATCAACATTATGACCTTGGGAGGGCTGGCATTGGCCGTGGGCATCCTGGTGGACGAGGCGACCGTTAGCATCGAAAACATCCACACTCATCTGATGCGAGGCCGTTCCATTGGATGCGCAGCACTAGAGGCGACAACCGAGACAACAGTGCCTCGATTGCTGGCCATGCTCTGCATCCTGGCAATATTTAGCCCGACGCTCTTCATGTCAGGGGCTGCCAAAGCGATGTTCTTGCCGCTGTCATTGGCGGTCGGCTTTGCCATGATGACCTCGTATTTGTTGTCGAGCACCCTGGTGCCTATCCTCTCGGTTTGGCTTCTACGCAGTCACGAAAACGCCGCTGCGGGCCATACCGCAGCCGAGAGCCGCTTCACTCGATTCCAACAACGCTATGCCGCCCTGGGGCAGAAGTTGGTTCACGCGCGTTGGGCGGTGGCCGGCCTTTACCTGGTGTTAGCGGCTGCGGTCATCGTGTTTCTCGGGCGGCGTTTGGGCGCCGAGATATTCCCAAAGGTGGAAGCCGGGCAGATTCAACTGCGTTTGCGGGCTCCAACCGGCACGCAGCTTGATTGGACCGAGGCAATTGCGCTGCAAACCCTGGACCTCATCAAACAGGAGGTCGGTTCTCAAAATATCGAGATTTCCCTGGGTTTCCTGGGAGTGCATGGGTCGCCTTACCCGATCAATTTCATTTACCTCTGGAACGGCGGTCCTGAGGAAGGCGTGCTCCAAGTGCAACTAAAGCCCGGCGCCCCAATTCACGTCGAAGAGTCGAAGGAACGGCTGCGGAAGATTTTTGCCCAAAAGATGTCCGGTGTCAGCTTCTCGTTCGAACCCAGCGATATCGTCAGCCGCGTGATGAGCCTGGGTTCACCCACGCCCATTGAGATAGCCATCAGCGGCCAAAACCTGGCCGCTGACCGCGCATTTGGCGAGCAGGTGAAAGCGGCCCTCGAGGAAATCCCATCCCTGCGCGACATCCAATTCGGCCAGGCCCTGGATTATCCCACCGTGGATGTGACCGTGGATCGCGAAAAAGCCGGCGTGATGGGAGTCAAAATGGCCGATGTATCGCGCGCGCTTGTGACGGCCACTTCGTCCAGCCGGTTTGTGGTTCCCAACTACTGGGCCGACCCCAACAGCGGCGTCACCTACCAGGTACAAGTGCAGGTTCCCCAGACTCGAATGGACTCGGTCGAACAGATCAAAAATGTGCCGGTGATGGACCACGGTGGCCATGGACTGTTACTCCGCAATGTCGCCAACGTCACGCAGAGCACTGCGGTCGGTCAATATGAGCGATACAACATGCAGCGGATGGTGACGGTGACCGCCAACATTGCGGGTGCTGACCTGGGCAGCGTGGCCAAGGAGGTCAAAGAGGCGCTCCGGAAACTGGGGCAGCAACCACCGGGTATAACCGTGACGGTGCGCGGCCAGGTTGTCCCGCTGGCACAAATGCTCGACGGGTTGCGAACCGGGTTACTCATGGCGGTGGTGGTCATTTTTCTGCTGCTGGCGGCCAATTTCCAGTCCCTCAAGTTATCGTTCCTGGTGGTTTCCACCGCGCCGGCCGTCATTGCTGGCGTCCTCCTCATGTTGTGGGTAACGGGCACGACACTGAACATCCAATCCTTCATGGGGGCAATCATGGCGGTCGGCGTGGCTGTGGCCAATGCCATCTTGTTGGTGACTTTTGCCGAGCGCAGCCGGCTGGGAGGGGCCAGCGCGCCTGAGGCGGCAATCGAAGGGGCGCGCAGTCGTCTGAGGCCGATTCTCATGACCAGCACGGCGATGATAGCCGGCATGATGCCGATGGCCCTGGGTTTAGGCGAGGGTGGCCAGCAAACCGCTCCGCTTGGCCGGGCTGTAGTTGGGGGGCTGGCGGTCGCGACGGTGGCGACCCTGCTGGTGCTGCCTGCCATATTTGCGCTGGTCCAGGCTCGCGCCCACCGGCGCTCTGTCTCGCTGGACCCCATTGATCCGCAAAGCTCAGCCGCAGAGCCGGTGTAA
- a CDS encoding ATP-binding protein, whose translation MTGDPDLFRRAISNLLANALQHTPRKGTVNISIASVDSATVRVDVRDSGDGIAPQHLPKIFDRFYRVDPSRSRPARGTGLGLAIVRSIMQLHGGAASIQSALGRGTVVSLEFPA comes from the coding sequence CTGACCGGCGACCCGGATTTATTTCGACGGGCCATTAGCAACTTGCTGGCAAACGCATTACAACACACTCCGCGAAAGGGGACCGTAAACATCTCCATCGCGTCGGTTGATTCGGCCACGGTGCGGGTTGATGTGCGCGACAGCGGGGACGGAATCGCGCCGCAGCACCTTCCGAAAATCTTCGACCGCTTTTACCGGGTGGACCCTTCCCGCTCACGGCCAGCGCGTGGGACCGGCCTGGGTTTGGCCATCGTGCGCTCGATCATGCAACTGCACGGAGGCGCCGCCTCGATTCAGAGCGCCCTGGGCCGCGGGACGGTGGTCAGTCTTGAGTTCCCGGCCTGA
- a CDS encoding histidine kinase dimerization/phospho-acceptor domain-containing protein: protein MLDARNEVAVETPGMRDQVPVKVFPAPVQPAAVPGSGGKWKSRSRNIFLLMSALSPTGASRKGVWTLQVALDVSLDEALLASYRWTFMAVLVVGEVFAAAAGVFIARTGMEPLTDIAKTARRITASHLHERIAASRWPAELAELSAAFDAMLDRLENSFTRLSQFSADLAHEWRTPINNLRGEAEVALARPRSVEEYQQILASSLEECETLSRMIDGMLFLARAENQDAAVTRVRIDARKEIDAVREFYEALAKEQEVEVTC, encoded by the coding sequence ATGTTGGATGCGCGAAACGAAGTGGCCGTTGAAACACCCGGCATGCGAGACCAGGTCCCGGTCAAGGTCTTCCCGGCACCAGTTCAGCCGGCTGCTGTTCCTGGCTCAGGCGGCAAATGGAAATCGCGATCGAGGAACATCTTTCTGCTGATGTCGGCGCTCTCGCCGACCGGCGCTTCGCGCAAAGGTGTTTGGACCCTGCAAGTGGCCCTGGACGTCTCTTTGGATGAGGCCCTGCTGGCGAGCTATCGCTGGACATTTATGGCGGTGTTGGTCGTGGGGGAGGTGTTTGCGGCTGCGGCTGGCGTGTTCATCGCGCGAACAGGGATGGAACCGCTTACGGACATCGCCAAAACCGCGCGTCGCATCACGGCCAGCCATCTTCACGAACGCATCGCCGCCTCACGCTGGCCGGCCGAACTTGCCGAGTTGTCCGCCGCCTTCGATGCCATGCTCGACCGCCTCGAGAACTCCTTCACGCGCCTCTCACAGTTCTCCGCCGACCTGGCCCATGAGTGGCGCACCCCCATCAACAACCTCCGCGGAGAGGCCGAAGTGGCACTCGCCCGCCCTCGTTCCGTCGAAGAGTACCAGCAAATTCTGGCGTCGAGCCTTGAGGAGTGCGAAACGCTCTCGCGGATGATCGATGGCATGCTTTTTCTGGCGCGAGCGGAGAACCAGGACGCGGCTGTGACGCGCGTGCGCATCGATGCTCGCAAGGAAATCGACGCGGTCCGGGAGTTCTACGAAGCTTTGGCAAAGGAGCAGGAGGTCGAGGTGACCTGCTAG
- a CDS encoding response regulator → MRILVVEDERKTAAYLQRGLSESGFVVDPAGRGDDGVELALSRDYDMVILDVMLPERDGWAVLAEIRRAGKQTPVLFLTARDAVPDRVKGLELGADDYLVKPLAFSELLARVRSILRRGPARQPDMVRVADLEMDLLRHKAMRGGQRLDLAPKEFVAVRRLRRKADDPFARKLIHTVRGLGYVLEEH, encoded by the coding sequence ATGCGTATCCTGGTGGTCGAAGATGAGCGCAAAACGGCGGCATATCTCCAACGCGGGCTTTCCGAAAGCGGCTTTGTGGTGGACCCCGCCGGCCGGGGCGATGATGGGGTCGAGTTGGCGCTCAGCCGCGATTACGACATGGTTATTCTCGACGTGATGTTGCCGGAACGGGACGGCTGGGCTGTCCTCGCTGAAATCCGCCGCGCGGGCAAACAGACCCCCGTCCTGTTCCTGACGGCCCGCGATGCGGTACCAGACCGGGTCAAAGGTTTGGAATTGGGCGCCGACGATTATCTTGTTAAGCCATTGGCTTTTTCAGAGCTGCTGGCGCGAGTCCGCTCCATCTTGCGCCGTGGGCCTGCCCGGCAGCCCGATATGGTGCGCGTGGCCGATTTGGAGATGGACCTCCTCCGGCACAAGGCAATGCGCGGAGGCCAGCGCCTGGACCTTGCCCCGAAAGAGTTTGTGGCCGTCCGCCGGCTGCGCAGAAAGGCCGACGACCCCTTTGCCCGCAAGCTAATCCACACCGTCCGCGGGTTGGGCTATGTTCTCGAAGAACATTGA
- a CDS encoding class I SAM-dependent methyltransferase encodes MHSLLEENRRLQAKYGLTAWFYDILDLPWELQYRRWRPSLLEDVRGAVLEAGVGTGRNLPYYPPEASVTGIDLSQAMLRRAAKRGRHAGCPVVLRQEDATTMASIPSNHFDWVISTFLCCVMPDHLQPLALAQFARILKPGGRFRLLEIIYSKNPRLRRRQELFAPFVEKIYGARFDRNTLSHVREASKLQLLNTRFLKRDAYLLIEGERSR; translated from the coding sequence ATGCATTCGCTGCTCGAAGAAAACCGGCGGCTTCAGGCTAAGTACGGTCTCACGGCGTGGTTTTACGACATTTTGGATTTGCCCTGGGAACTCCAGTATCGCCGCTGGCGGCCATCGTTGCTTGAGGATGTGCGGGGCGCGGTGCTGGAAGCCGGCGTCGGCACGGGTCGTAATCTCCCCTACTATCCTCCCGAGGCCTCGGTGACGGGAATCGATCTGTCCCAGGCGATGCTCCGCCGCGCAGCCAAAAGGGGCCGCCATGCAGGCTGTCCCGTTGTGCTGCGCCAAGAAGATGCCACCACGATGGCATCCATTCCTTCAAACCATTTCGACTGGGTGATTTCGACCTTTCTCTGCTGCGTCATGCCCGACCATCTCCAACCCCTGGCCCTCGCGCAGTTTGCGCGAATCCTCAAACCCGGCGGGCGTTTCCGCTTGCTCGAAATCATATACTCCAAAAATCCGCGGCTCAGGCGGCGCCAGGAGCTTTTTGCGCCTTTTGTCGAAAAAATCTACGGAGCCCGCTTTGACCGCAACACCTTGAGTCATGTTCGCGAGGCATCGAAGCTCCAGTTGCTCAATACCCGCTTCCTCAAGCGGGACGCCTATTTGCTAATCGAAGGCGAACGCAGCCGTTAA
- a CDS encoding response regulator, with translation MCGTVSPWDFELLVIMSEEEGENPGLKDFANILVVDDREEDVFFFRRAFKSADLQHRISQVGDGEEAIKYLSRQNPYDDSALYPVPDVIVLDLKMPKKDGFEVLQWLRDQNALKPAPVVVLTSSNREDDKKRAKDLGARSYYTKPVDFTRLVGVAKDINRRWLTRRRALGLLIVDDDENDRLLIERAFEKLNVGYRIQPLANGREALALIKGEGIYADRKAYPFPSFILTDLKMSGGDGFEILYYLKQHPEILIVPVVMLSGSDDPDDVRQAYLLGASSFIVKPTELNGLEGIVQKLHYYWSECEVPLVDESGHAIATNSGGKIGERFSKE, from the coding sequence ATGTGTGGCACCGTTTCTCCATGGGACTTTGAGTTGTTAGTTATTATGTCCGAAGAGGAAGGAGAAAATCCGGGCTTGAAAGACTTCGCAAATATTCTTGTGGTCGATGACCGTGAGGAAGACGTTTTCTTCTTCCGCCGCGCGTTTAAATCCGCTGACCTTCAGCACCGCATCTCCCAAGTGGGCGACGGAGAGGAAGCAATCAAGTATCTTTCGCGCCAAAACCCGTACGACGATAGCGCGCTTTATCCCGTGCCCGATGTAATCGTGCTGGACCTGAAGATGCCCAAGAAGGACGGTTTCGAAGTTCTCCAGTGGTTACGAGACCAGAACGCCCTTAAGCCCGCGCCGGTTGTGGTCCTGACCTCATCCAATCGAGAGGATGATAAAAAAAGGGCGAAAGACCTGGGCGCGCGCAGCTATTACACCAAGCCGGTTGACTTCACAAGGCTCGTAGGCGTGGCCAAAGACATCAACCGTCGATGGCTCACACGGCGGCGCGCTTTAGGTTTGCTGATCGTCGATGATGACGAGAACGACCGCTTGCTCATCGAGCGCGCTTTCGAGAAGCTCAACGTGGGCTACCGAATTCAACCTTTGGCAAACGGACGGGAAGCCCTGGCGCTCATCAAAGGAGAAGGCATTTATGCGGATCGAAAGGCATATCCCTTCCCGAGCTTTATCCTGACCGACCTTAAGATGTCCGGAGGCGACGGCTTCGAGATTCTCTATTACCTCAAACAGCACCCCGAGATACTAATCGTCCCCGTGGTGATGCTCTCCGGCTCCGACGACCCGGATGACGTGCGGCAGGCCTACCTGCTGGGCGCCAGCTCTTTCATCGTCAAACCAACGGAACTCAACGGGCTGGAAGGCATCGTTCAAAAACTCCATTATTACTGGTCCGAATGCGAAGTGCCGCTGGTCGATGAATCCGGCCACGCTATCGCAACGAACTCCGGCGGAAAAATCGGTGAGCGCTTCAGCAAGGAATAG
- a CDS encoding beta-L-arabinofuranosidase domain-containing protein, with the protein MKNWQTSLIFAVVAFTLRARGDVKPAGSLPVQPFPLSQVRLLDGPFKDAMVRDGHYLLSLDTDRLLYNFRVNAALPSSAEPYGGWEAPKCELRGHSVGHYLSACSLMYASTGEARFKERVDTIISCLAECQAALSTNGSHSGYLSAFPESFIDRVENRKPVWAPWYTLHKIMAGLLDSYQLCANAQALQILTNMADWVTFRVDRLSPAKMQASLDTEFGGMNEVLANLYAVTGTPDYLRIAGAFNQKKLFEPLARGEDCLDGLHANTQIPKIIGAARQYELTNDPRDERIARLFWDQVALRRSYVIGGDSDREHFFHVNEFSRHLSVETCETCNTYNMLKLTRHLFQWQPDTATMDFYERALYNDILASQDPASGMFTYFMPLKPGHFKTYSTAENSFWCCVGTGMENHAKYGDSIYFHSDDSLFVNLFIPSELSWPEKHLHLRQETAFPETDRTRLTFNTETPTEIALKIRWPSWSDRLSVRVNGRKQKISGAPASYVKVNREWRDGDRVEIRFSMKLHTEPLPGSSNTIAVLYGPLVLAGELGANAMPNPYARDQLDFAKVPDPAVPVLVEAPGSFLKRIERARRSLTFRTQGLGKPKDITLIPFYKLNHERYSIYWTLTRADIPR; encoded by the coding sequence GTGCGCCTGCTCGATGGCCCCTTTAAGGATGCAATGGTGCGAGACGGGCATTATCTCTTAAGCCTTGATACGGACCGTCTGCTCTACAACTTTCGCGTTAATGCCGCCTTGCCCTCGTCTGCGGAGCCCTACGGGGGCTGGGAAGCGCCAAAGTGCGAACTCCGAGGGCACAGCGTCGGCCATTATCTCTCGGCCTGCTCTCTGATGTACGCCAGCACTGGCGAGGCGCGTTTTAAGGAGCGCGTGGACACGATCATTTCATGCCTCGCCGAATGCCAGGCCGCGCTCTCAACAAACGGGTCGCATTCGGGCTATTTATCGGCTTTTCCTGAATCGTTCATTGACCGTGTGGAAAACCGAAAGCCGGTTTGGGCGCCCTGGTACACGTTGCACAAAATCATGGCCGGCCTTTTAGATTCCTACCAGCTTTGTGCCAACGCGCAGGCGCTCCAAATCCTAACGAACATGGCGGATTGGGTGACATTTCGCGTGGACCGTTTGTCGCCGGCCAAAATGCAGGCCTCGCTCGATACCGAATTCGGCGGCATGAACGAGGTGCTGGCCAATCTTTACGCCGTAACCGGCACTCCGGACTACCTGCGCATTGCTGGAGCATTTAATCAGAAGAAGCTTTTTGAGCCGCTCGCGCGCGGCGAGGATTGCCTGGACGGACTCCACGCAAACACTCAAATTCCGAAAATTATCGGCGCAGCCCGGCAGTATGAATTGACAAACGACCCGCGGGATGAACGCATCGCAAGGCTCTTCTGGGACCAGGTCGCCCTGCGCCGTTCGTATGTCATTGGCGGTGACAGCGACCGGGAACACTTTTTCCATGTCAATGAGTTCTCCCGGCATCTTTCGGTTGAGACTTGCGAGACGTGCAACACCTATAACATGCTCAAGCTCACCCGGCACCTTTTCCAATGGCAGCCGGACACCGCAACGATGGACTTCTATGAGCGCGCGCTTTACAACGACATCCTTGCCTCCCAAGACCCCGCCAGCGGCATGTTCACTTATTTCATGCCGCTCAAGCCCGGCCACTTCAAGACGTACTCCACTGCGGAGAATTCGTTCTGGTGCTGTGTCGGCACGGGCATGGAGAATCATGCGAAGTACGGCGACTCAATTTATTTTCACAGCGACGACTCGCTTTTTGTGAATCTTTTCATTCCTTCGGAACTCTCATGGCCTGAAAAACATCTGCACCTGCGGCAGGAAACAGCTTTTCCAGAGACAGACAGAACGCGGCTGACTTTTAACACCGAAACCCCGACCGAGATTGCGCTGAAAATCCGCTGGCCATCCTGGAGCGACCGTCTTTCGGTGCGTGTGAATGGCCGAAAGCAGAAAATCTCGGGCGCCCCTGCTTCGTATGTGAAAGTAAACCGCGAATGGCGTGACGGCGACCGGGTGGAAATCAGGTTTTCAATGAAACTGCACACCGAGCCGCTGCCGGGGTCGAGCAACACCATCGCTGTGCTCTACGGTCCTCTCGTGCTGGCCGGTGAGCTGGGCGCCAATGCAATGCCCAATCCATACGCCCGGGACCAATTAGATTTCGCCAAAGTGCCCGATCCGGCCGTGCCGGTATTGGTTGAAGCGCCGGGATCATTTCTGAAACGGATAGAGCGCGCGCGTCGTTCGCTCACTTTCCGCACCCAGGGGCTTGGCAAGCCCAAAGATATCACACTGATCCCCTTTTACAAACTTAACCATGAGCGTTACAGCATTTATTGGACATTGACGCGCGCAGACATCCCGAGGTGA